Part of the Quercus robur chromosome 5, dhQueRobu3.1, whole genome shotgun sequence genome, AAATGTCACTGGCAAAAGCAAATGGGTCAAGTATAAAGCTGGGAAGGTTGAGAGTTTTGAAGTAAGTAGCTCTGACCCTTTAGATCAAATGATTGAGGAAGCATATATTTCTGTTTCTCGTAAGATAAATCCGGGTTATTTAGAATCTATGGCCATATTATTTCTGCTTCAGGTGAAATAATTAAACGTGTGCAGAGAGTTAATTCAAGGGCCAAACTTCAACAAACCTCGAGCTCCTCAAGGCCTGGTTTCTCAACTTAAATCTGTCAAAGAGAGACCTGAACTCGAAGGGAAAAGGAAGGTTATAGTTGCCTCTGATGTGGTAGAGGAAGAATCTCCTGAGCCTCCTTTGGCCACAAAAAATCTAGATCAACCTCTATCCAAATCAGAGAACCATCTGACCAGGCTCAAGCAATTAGTGAAGATATTCCTGAGGCTATCCCATCACAAGTTCAACAACCAATGTGCTGGTAGGAAGCTTGCTCAAATAGAAAGGAGATCCAAGCTCAGGGAGGATGAATTTAAACTTAGAGGAGAAGTTGAGGCAGCAAAGCAAGAAGTGGAGGAACAGGCTCGAGACCTTGCTGCTGCTAAAGCCTAGAAACAATGGCTTCTTGATCAACTCAAAGCCCTACAGGATACCCATGGGGACCAGGTTGGTCCTGATGTTTTTAAATTCCTTGAAAAATCAgagattgaagaagaagaagaagaagaaaaagaggaggaggaggaggaggaggaagaggacaGTGAGTAGGCTGCCCGACCCGGTCCCCTCCATATCGCTCCATATGGATATGATATTATTTCTAAGTGGGTTGGGTGGGTTCAACTATTGAAGTGGCGGGTGGGGTTGGGCGGtgggttgagttttttttaaacCACCTAGACCTTGTCCAACCCGCCTCTATGTACATAGTTATCTCTTGTGAGTTTATatctcatatcatttttttatattaactcCATGATTTATACAtgttaatagtttttatttttgttgaagtcCTACAATGGTTTATAGGATTTAGAGgaattactttttaaatttattcgcAAGCCTACTTGTGTACAAGCCTACAAATATTTCTGatacaatgagagatgattctTTGGGATTTTTATGTGTGAGTGTGTTTGTCTTGCGTGAAAACATCTTTCGCTATTTATACTTGAGACTTTGATAGTTAATCTTGTCATCATTACCATGTGTCACGTTTTCATTAGCCTTTAATCCCACGATCCCAGTTGAAAGCACTTTGATAACTGCCTCGAGGTAACTACCTTCTCATGTGGTACTCACGTACTCTTTACATAAACCACTCAAAATGACAGTTTTCGCTTGAGGTAACTACCACCAACCAATTTCCAATGATGTGATGCCACTTGTCATTCCCTTAGGGCTTCAGTCCATTGTTAATCACTTATTGACATGgcaaacttatttaaaataaattaatatttttttctcaaaaaaaaaaaaattaatatttaccACATCTTGTACTAATACGTGTActattgataaaattaaatatttggcCTAATAGAATTGACAATGCTTAAGTTTGTTCCTTGGACTAAAATAATTGAATCTGAACTTAATCATGCCTAATTGAACTTGCTTCTCCCTCGTTCTGCCATGATGACCAGGATAGTTGATTATAATGAGTTGCAATTACTTATTGGTTCCTAATATTTCCCAACATTTccttgttaatttattttcttgactttgggggttttttatttatttattattattttaaactgtTTGGCTCACTGCATATTAGTGGGTCGTTCATTTTTGGGGGGCCTTGACCACAAATTGTCTGGTTTTCTGAGCACATCACATGAG contains:
- the LOC126726566 gene encoding uncharacterized protein LOC126726566 isoform X5 translates to MSLAKANGSSIKLGRLRVLKELIQGPNFNKPRAPQGLVSQLKSVKERPELEGKRKVIVASDVVEEESPEPPLATKNLDQPLSKSENHLTRLKQLVKIFLRLSHHKFNNQCAGRKLAQIERRSKLREDEFKLRGEVEAAKQEVEEQARDLAAAKA